A region of the Kaistia geumhonensis genome:
TCGGGCGAACCGAAGATCGCCGTCGTGGCCGGCATGGACCTGCCCGTCATCCAGGACTTCATCCTCGGCTTCAAGCAGGGCGCGGCGACGATTGCCCCGGATGTCCAGGTACAGGTGATCTTCATCGGCAACTTCAACGACGCCCAGAAGGCCTATGACCTGACCAAGACCGCGATCGAGAACGGCGCCAACGTCGTCTACAACGTCGCGGGTCCGGCCGGCCTCGGCATCCTCAAGGGCGCGGCCGACTCGAACAAGTATGCGATCGGCGTCGATTCCGATCAGAACGGCCTGCATCCGAAGAACGTCATCGCCTCGATGACCAAGCAGATCGGCAACTCGATCTACGATTCGATCGAGCAGATCCGCGCCGGCAAGGCGGAGTTCGGCAAACTTAAGATCTACGGCCTCGCCAATGAAGGCGTCGGCCTCATCTACAACGACGCCCTCGTTCCGGCCGCCGTCAAGGCGAAGGTCGACGAGGCCAAGGCCAAGGTCGTCGATGGCCAGCTGAAGGTCGACACCGCCTTCAAATGAGACGATCCCTTTGCGGGGGCGGCCGCCCGGCCGTTCCCGCATCCTTTTCGCCCCGCCGGCGGACCAGCGCATGAACGAGCACGACGAAATCCTTACCCTGTCGGCGATCGCCAAGAACTTCGGCGACAAGGTCGCGCTGAAGCATGTCGACCTTTCGGTCCGGCGCGGCGCGGTGCATGTCATCTGCGGGGAGAACGGCGCCGGCAAGTCGACGCTCATGAACATCCTCGCCGGCATCCATCAGCCGAGCGCCGGCACGATCCAGCTGAACGGCCGCGCGGTGACCATCCCCGATCCGATCACCGCCAGCCGGCTCGGCATCGGCATGGTCCACCAGCATTTCACGCTCGTGCCGTCGATGACGGTCGCCGAGAACATCTATCTCGGGCGCCACATCCGGAAATACGGCTTCTTCTCCGACCGCAAGGCGATGACCGAGCGGGCCGGGGAACTGATCGAGCGCTTCAATTTCCGCCTCGACGCGGAGGCGCCGGTGCGCAGCCTATCAGTCGGCCAGCGGCAGCGCGTCGAGATCCTGAAGGCGCTGGCCTTCGACGCGGAGTTGCTGATCCTCGACGAGCCGACGGCCGTGCTGACGCCGCCCGAAGTCGACGAACTCATCGGCATCATCGACGGACTGCGGGCCCGCGGCCGGACGATCCTCTTCATCACCCACAAGCTGCGCGAGGTGAAAGCCGTCTCCGACGTCGTCACCGTCATCCGGCGCGGCGAGAGCATCTCGACCTATCCGACGGCCACTGTTTCCGAGACCGACATCGCCCGCGACATGGTCGGGCGCAACGTCTTCCTGGTCGGCCGCGGCGATAGCGCCGAGCCGCGCCGCTTTGGCGCGCCCGTGCTGTCGCTCGAAGGCGTCAGCGTCACCAATTCAACCGGGCGCCTGCTGCTTGATGCCGTCTCGCTCGATATCCGCGCCGGCGAGATCGTCGGCATCGCCGGGGTCGACGGCAACGGCCAGACCGAACTCGCCGAGGCGATCGTCGGGCTGATCGAGACGCAGGCCGGCACGATCACCCTCAACGGGCGCGATATCACGACTGCCTCCGTTCCCGAGCGTCTGCAGGCCGGCATGGGCTTCGTTCCCGAGGACCGGCTCGATCGCGGCCTCAGCATCACCATGTCGGTGGCGGAGAACCTCGCCGCGACCAACTACACACGCTCCGGGCTCACGCGTTCGGGCCTCGTCGATGTCGCGCGGCGCGATGCCTTTGCGTCAGAGAAGATCGCCGAGTTCGACGTGCGCGGCGCAGCGCCCGCGACGCCGGCCGGCCAGCTTTCGGGCGGCAACATGCAGAAGCTCGTCATCGCCCGCGAGCTCAACCGCGATCCCGACCTTCTCGTCATCTGCCAGCCGACGCGCGGGCTCGATATCGGCGCGGCCGAGTTCATCTATGCGCGGATGATGGCCGCCGCCGATCGCGGCCGCGCCGTCCTCCTGATCTCCTCGGAGCTCTCCGAGATCTTCGCGCTCTCCGACCGGATCGGCGTCATGTATTCCGGACAGTTGCTCAAGGTGCTCGACCGCAAGGATGCTGACGAGATCGGCGTCGGCCAGCTCATGAATGGCGGCGTCACGGCGGAGGCTGCGTGATGGCCGGCGTCTTCATCGACACGCTGAAGGCCGTGCGGGCACCGCTTGCGGCGATCTTGCTGACACTGGCGCTCGGCTTCGTGCTCGTTGCCTGCATCACCGACGACCCGGTCCAGGCCTATCGCGATCTCTTGTTCGCCAATTTCGATTCGGTCGGCAATTTCGCGCTGTTTCTCAACCGCGCCACACCGCTGCTCCTGATCGCGCTCGGGGTCATCTTCTCGTTCCGGGCCGGCATCTTCAATGTCGGCGGCGAGGGCCAGCTCTATGCGGGGGCAATCGCGACGACGGTGATCGGTGTCATGCTGGGCGGCCTTTCGCCGGTCATCCTATTCCCGCTCGCCGTCGCGGGCGGCATCCTAGCCGGCGCGTTCCTCGGCTGGATCCCGGCGACGCTCAAGATCCGCCTCGGCGTCGACGAGGTGGTGACGACGCTGATGCTCAACATCATCGTGCTGCTCTTCACCTCCTATCTCTCCAACCAGGTGATCCGCGACACGGCGAGCTATGGCGCGGTCAGCCAGATGCTGCCGGCGTCCATCTGGCTGCCCGATCTGCCGGGCGTGCGCGGCGCGACGAGCGGCATCATCGTCGCGCTGGTGCTCGCGGGCGTCACCTGGCTGGTGCTCTTCCGCACCGAGTGGGGCGCGCAGCTTCGCGCCTCGGGCACCAATCTCCGCTTCGCGAAATCCGTGGGCATCCCGGCCGATCGGCGCATCATCACCGCCATGCTGGTAGCGGGCGGGTTCGGCGGGCTCGCCGGCGCGCTCTATGTGCTCGGCATCGGCCACCGCTTCGAGCAGAACTTCTCGCCCGACTACGGCCTCGTCGGCCTCACCTGCGCGCTGCTGGCACGGGTGCATCCGATCGGCGCGGTGGCGACCTCGATCTTCTACGCGATGATGATCAACGGCGCCGCCTATATGCAGATCTCGACAGACGTGCCGCGATCGCTTGTCGACCTCCTGACCGGCCTGCTCGTCCTCCTGATGACCGCGCGGCCAAAGCTGAAGTGGGGGCGGAGCTGACCATGGCCACCACCGCCCTTCTCGCCGCCATCCTCGAGCAGACCGCGCCGATCCTGCTGGCGGCGCTCGCCGCGATGATCACGCTGCGCGCCAATATCCTGAACGTCGCGGTCGAGGGGATGATGCTCGTCGGCGCCTTCGTTGCCATCGCGGTCGGTGCAGCGACCGACAGCGCGCCGCTTGCGCTTCTGGCGGCGCTCGTCGCGTCCGTGCTGATGTCGCAGCTGCTGGCGCTCATGACCCTCGGCTTCTCGGCCGATTTCATCGTCGCCGGCCTCGGCATCAACCTGCTCGCGGCCGGCGGTAGCCTGTTCGCGCTCGAATGGTTCTACCAGAGTCCCGGCGGCCTCCGCCCCCTCGCCTTCCCCGATATCTGGCATGTCCCGGCCGGCAGCCTCTCCTTCCTGCCCGTCATCGGCCCGGCGCTCGAAGGACAGAGCATCATCGTGCTCGCCGCCTTCCTCGCCGTTCCGCTGCTTGCCGTCTTCCTCTACCGGACGCCGCTCGGCGCCTATCTCAGGGCCGCCGGCGAGGACGAGCATGCAGCACGGTCGGCCGGCATCGACGTCGCGCGGATGAAGGCGCTGTCGCTGGCCATCAGCGGGCTCCTCGCCGGTCTCGCCGGCGCGCAGCTCTCGATGGACAAGCTGCATTTCTTCCTGCCCGACATGACGAGCGGGCGCGGCTTCATCGGCCTCGCCGCGACCCTGTTCGGCGGCGGCCAGCCATGGATCACGGCGGCAGCCTCGCTTCTGTTCGGTTTTTTCGGTGCCCTTGGCGACCGGCTGCAGGCCTTCTCGATTCCCTCGCAGTTCGTGCTGATGTTGCCCTATCTCGCCGCGATCATCGGCCTCGCGGTGGCGCGCTGGCGCACGCATCTGCGCAGCCGCCCGGCGAAACTCAACACAAGGCGAGGCTGAGGTATGGCCGATAGCGACACCGACGATTTCGTCTTCCAGATCGGTGGCCACACGCCGCGCGTCACCATTGCCTGCCGCGAGCGGTTGACGGTCTTCACCGAGGACTGCTTCTCTGGAAAGCTCACCGGCGTCGACGGCAGGCCGCGCGAGGTCGCGCCCTTCCCGCGCGTCAACCCGCTCACGGGTCCGATTGCGATCGAAGGCGTCGCGGCGGGCGATATCGTCGCAGTGCATCTCGCCGCGCTGGAGCCGGCGCGGGACTGGGGTGTTGCCACCATCTCCCCCGATTTCGGGCTGCTCTCGGGCACGCGTGTTACGCCGAACCTGCAGGCGCCGCAGGAGGAGCGGGTCTGGATCTGGCGTTTCGATGATGGCGAGCGGCGCAGCCTTGCGACAGTCGCCGAGAACGGCACTTCGTTACGTGTGCCCTATCGGCCGTTCCACGGCACGGTCGGTGTCGCTCCGGCGCATGGCGAAGTACGGCTTGGGCTCGTCCCCGGCGATTTCGGCGGCAATCTCGATATTCCGGATCTCGGCCCGGGCGCCACGCTCTATCTCAAGGCGAATGTCGACGGCGCCCATCTTTATATCGGCGACGGGCACTATGCGCAGGGTGACGGCGAGATCGCCGGCACGGCGATCGAGGGCGCGTTCCATACGACCCTCGTCTGCGATCGCCTGCCGATGGAACCGAACTTCGATTGGCCGCGGCTCGAGACAGACGGAGAAATCGGCGTGATCGGCAGCGCACGGCCATTGGAAGACGCTTGCCGGATCGCAGTCGCAGGGCTGGTTCGCTGGGTTGCCGGCATCACCGGCCTTTCCTTGGCGGACGCCCACCAACTCACAAGCCAGAGCTGCCGATTGCGGATCGGCAATCTCGTCAATCCGTCATTCTCGGTTTTGTGCGCACTCGACAAATCCCTGCTCGGCGCCGGGGCGATCATCCATGGCGGGATGCACATGGCCTTGCGGAAGGCGGGCGAATCACCGTCCCCGGTCGCTCGGCCTCGGCCTCGGCGCTGAGCGACGCGCCGCCATCGAGAATGACGGCCCCACCGGGACAATAATCAGCCCGAGATGGCTCGGGCGCCGGCGATGAGCTTCGCGCCGATATCGGGAATGGTGGCCTCGTCGAATTCCTTGCGCGGGACGACGAGGACGAGGCATCCGAGCGAACGCTTCTCGGGGCTGAGGATCGGCGCGGCGATGCCGGCATTGCGCTCGTCGACCTCGCCGACGCTCACGGCATAGCCCTGCTTGCGGATTGCCTTCAGCGTCTTGCGGAACTCGGCCCAATCCCTGCCGAGGCCGGCGGCGGCGATCTCCGCGGCATTGGCGAGCATCAGGCTTCGCAAGCGGTGATCCGGGAGATTCGCGAGGATGGCCTTGCCGGCGGCGCCGCGAAGCAGCGGCATCGGCCGGCCGCGATCATAGCTCGTCAGCACCGTCCGGTCGGGCCAGGCCTGGGCGATGCAGACGACGTTCTTGCCGTAGGAGGCGCAGACCATCAGGTTGCCGCGCACTTCTCCGATCAGCCGCTCCATGACATCGCCGGCGCGGTGCAGCAGCGGATCGTTGAGGCGAATCTGGCGATCGAGCTGGATGATGCGCGCGCCGAGGCCGAAGCCGCCCTCGATTCCCGGCGCGATGAGGCCCGCCGTGCTCAGGGTCTTCAGATAGCGGTAGGCCGTCGGAACCGAGCAGTCGAGCGCGGCCGCGACCTCTTCGACGGTCACGACGGTGCGCTCGCCTTCGAAGAGATCGAAGATGCCGATCATGCGGCTCAGGCTGTCCATCCGCCGATATCCTCTCGCAAGATCAACGTCATACGCCGCGCTGCAGCATTCAGAACCTTGGAGCCCTGCCCCGCGACGGTCAAGCGAAGCCGATCAATGGATGTGCATACCGCCATTGATGTCGATCGCCGTACCAGTCAGGTAGCCCGACTGTGCCGAAGCGAGGAAGAGGCAGACATCGGCGACGTCCTGGGGCGTGCCGAAGCGGCCGAGCGGAATCTGATCGAGCAGGCGCTGACGGGTCGCGTCGTCGAAGGCCGTCGCGTTCATTCCCGTGATGATCACGCCCGGATTGACGCAGTTGACCCGGATGCCGCGCGGTCCGAACTCCCGCGCCATGCTCTTCGCAAGCGACAGGACGCCCCCTTTCGAGGCCGCGTAGTGCGGCCCCCCGAGCAGCCCGCCGCCACGCTGCGCCGCGATCGAGGCGATCGCCACGATCCGCCCGCTATCGGCGAGATGCGGCAGGGCCGCCTGGGTCAGGTTCAGCATCCCGCGCAGGTTGATGTCGAGTGTGGCCGACCAGTCTTCGTCGCTGATGTCCATGATCTTGCGCGGCTGCGCGATGCCGGCATTGCTGACGAGGACGTCGAGGCCGCCGAAGCGTTCGACCGTCTTCGCGACCACTGACTCTAGCGCGGCGCGGTCACGGACATCGGCCGCCATGGCGAGCGGCGGTTCGTGCCGCGTCCCCTTCTCCGACAGCGCGGCGGTCAGGCTCCGCGCCGCCGCGTCGCATGCCTCCTGCCCGAGATCGACAATCGTCACCGCGGCACCGGCCGCCAGCAATGTGCGGGCAATCGCGAATCCGATCCCCGCCGGATGTGCGGCGCCGGTGATGAGCGCAACCTGTCCGTTCAGCATTCTGATTTCTCTCTGATTTATCGCCATCTGACTATTTATCGATCATTGGGAGCCGAAGGATGTTCTGGCGGCGGGCGGCGAAGCCTGTCACCTCGGATCAGCTCGGAGCAGCCGCAGCACGAACCCTTCGCAGATGCAGCATTCCTCGCGACGAGAACCCGATCCTCCGCTTACCGCCCCTCCCTCTCCTCGAAACCCGGAAATCGCCTCCTCACGACCCGACTTGACAGTTCGATAATTGAGATTTTATTGGATAGCAATAATTCATAGCTTTCTGACGGGAGGAGACCCAATGAGCGATCAAGAGCGCAACATCGTTGCGACCGGCCTTGCGCTGCCGTCCGGCCTGAGCCGGCGCGTGTTCCTGCAACTTGCCGGAGCCGCCGGCGTCTCGCTGGCAATGACACCGGCCGTCAGCCGCATGGCCGAGGCGGCGGAGATCGTCCGCGGCAAGATCGCCAATCAGGTCTCGACGCCGGCCAACGACTACTGGTCGGTCTGGACACGTGCCTTCGGCGACGCTGCCAAGGCGCTCGACCTGCCCACCCAGGAGCTGTTCCACCAGAACGACACCGCCAGGCAGCTGGCGCAGGTGCGCAGCCTGCCGGCGAGCCAGGCCAAGATGCTGATCGGCTGCGTCGAGCCGGCCGGTTCACTGCCGACGGTCGCGCGCTTCTGCCAGGACAGCAGCATCTTCTACGTGCCGAGCTGGGAGTCGCCGGCCTGGTTCACGCCGCCGGACATCGGCGACTACTATGTGTCCTTCGTGACCCCTAACTCGATCGAAGGCGCCTATGAGGTGGCCAAGGCGCTGTTCGAGAGCATCGGCGGCGAGGGCAAGGTCGTCCACATCGCCGGCATGGCCACGCCGACCGACACCTACCGCACGCTCGGCCTGATGCAGGCGGCCAAGGAATTCCCCGGAATCCAGATCGTCGGCGGCCTGCGTGCCAACTGGGACCGCGAGCAGGCGCGCAAGGTGATGCTGTCGATGGTCACCGCTCACCCGGACATGAAGGCGGTGTTCGCGCAGAACGACAACATGGCGCTCGGCGTGCTCAGCGTCCTGCGCGAGCGCAAGCTGACCAATGTGAAGGTGTCGGGCGTCGACGGCCTGCCTGAGGGCCTCAAGGAGGTCGCCAAGGGCGAGCAGATGGTCGCGACCCACACCTCGCTGCCGCCCTATGGCGCCGGCTTCACGACGGTGCTCGCCTTCGACGCGCTGAACGGCTGGAAGCCGACGCTCGGCGAGCGGCTCCTCTTCACCGGTTCGGCCCTCGCGACGGCCGAGAACGCAGCGAAGATCGAGGCCGCGATCTACGGCAAGGATTCGAAGCCGTTCGACTGGGCGCTCATGAGCCGCGCGCTCAATCCCGAGACCTGGGATCCGCAGAACAAGATCACGGCCATCGACCCCGACACCTACTGGGCGCCCTTCCCCGACGGAAAAGACCGCCTCAACCCGGTCTACAAGGGCGCGGCCGAGCGCGGCGAGTTCTCCAAGATCGATGCCCTGTATGCGGCGCACTACAAGACCGGCCCGGTCAAAGCCTGACGCGCTGCCCGCATGACCAGCCTCCCCCCTCCAGCCCTGGAACTGAAGGCCGTCACCAAGCGCTACGGCCCTGTGACGGCCCTCGGCGGCGTCGATCTCCGTCTCGACCGTCACAGCGTTCTGGGGCTGGTCGGGGAGAACGGCGCCGGCAAGTCGAGCATCATCTCCGTGATCAACGGCACCGCGCGGCCGAGCGAGGGCCAGGTGCTCGTCGCCGGCCGTCCGGTCACTCTCGGCAGCCCCGCCGAGGCCGCCCGCGCGGGCATCGCGACGGTCTTCCAGGAACAGGGACTCGTCGCCAATCTGCTCGTCTACGAGAACATCCTGCTGGGTCGCGAGCGCCAGTTCTCCCGCGCCGGCATTCTCGGCGCCGCCGCGATGCGAAGGTTCGCGGGCAACGTGCTTGGAGAGCTCGGCATCGCGATCGATCCCGATGCCGTGACAGGAGCGCTGACTTTCGGCGAGCGGCAGCTCGTCGAGATCGCGAAGGCCTTCGCACTCGGGCATCTCTATCCCGTCGAGCCGATCGTTCTGCTCGACGAACCCACCAGCGCGCTCTCCGACCGCGAGACGGAAATCCTCTTCGATTCGATCCGGCGCTGGCGCAGCAAAGCGTCGATCCTTCTCGTCTCGCATCGTCTTTCCGACGTCTTCGCGGTCTGCGATGCCGTGACGACGTTGAAGGACGGCCGCGTCAGCGGTCATTGGCCGATCGATAGTGCGACGCCCGACCTCCTGCACGAGGCGATCGTCGGCAGGCCCCGCTCGGCCGGCTACTACAAGGAACACGAGCAGCGGGAGACTTTCGGCGAGCCGGTGCTCGAACTCGTCGACGTCGAGGTGTCCGGTCAGCTTCGCCCCGTTTCCCTGTCCGTGCGCGCGGGCGAGATCGTCGGCGTTGCCGGCGTGCTCGGGTCGGGCAAGACGACACTCGGCCACGTCATCACCGGCGCGCTGCGGCCGAGCAGAGGCGCCATCCGCGTTCACGGCCGCCCCCTTCGCCCGGGCTCACGCGCCGCAGCGCTCGCCGCCGACATCGGTTCCGTCCCGGCCGAGCGCAACGTCGCGGGCGTCATCGGCATGCATTCGGTGCAGTCCAACCTCGTGCTGCCGAGCATCCGCAGCTTCGCGGGACGCTTCCTGCCGATCCTTTCCGGCCGGCGGCAGGCGCAGACGACCGATCGCTGGATCCAGCGCCTGCGCATCAAGACCGCGGGGCGCAACCAGCAGATCCGCAACCTTTCCGGCGGCAATGCCCAGAAGGTCGTGTTCGCGAAATGGCTGGCGCGCGGCGTCCGCGTGTTCGTGCTCGACGATCCGGGCCGCGGCCTTGACGTGGGCGCCAAGGAAGAGATCTACGCGCTCCTGCGCAGCCTCGCCCGCGACGGGGTCGCGATCGTGCTCATCTCGGAGAATCTCCCCGAGATCATCGGCCTCTCCAATCGCATCATCACCTTTCGAGGCGGCGCCGTATCGGCCGAGATCCCCGCCCCGGCTCACGACAAGCCGTCGGAAACCGCCGTCGTCACCAACATGGTCTGATCAGCAGAACCGGAGCCCCGCTTGTCCACCACCGCGCCCCCAACGGCAGCCGGCGTCATGAACGGTCAGTCCTTTCTCGCCCGCCACGCCGTCTCGCTCTATCCGCTCCTGGTGATCCTGGCGCTGGTCGCCTTCTTCGCCGTGCAGAACCCCTATTTCGCGACCTTCGACAACGCCATGAATATCGGCCGGCAGTCGTCCGTGCTGCTGCTCGTCGCGCTTGCCGGCACCATGGTGATCATGATCGGCTCGATCGATCTCTCGGTCGGCTCCATCGTGACGCTGTCGGGGATCGTGACGGCTCTCGCCATCGATCCGTTCGGGCCCGGCATCGCGATCGCGGCCGGGGTCGGCGCTGGTATCGCCGTCGGGCTCATCAACGGGCTGACGCTGATCGCGCTGAAGGTGCCGTCCTTCCTGGTGACGCTCGGCATGCTCTCGGTGCTTTCCGGCATCGCCAACATGATCTGCGGCGGCTCGTCGATCATGTTCATGGACCAGGGACTGACGACGTTCGTGAATTCCGAACTCGTTCCGGGCCTTCCCAACATCATCCTCATCGCCCTCCTGACCGCGGCGCTTCTGAGCTTCGTCGCGTTCAAGACCGTGCTCGGCCGCTACCTCTACGCCATCGGCGGCGGCGAGGTGGTCGCCGCCAATACTGGCGTTCCTGTCAACCGGTACAAGGTCTACGCCTTCATGCTTTCGGGCGGGCTCTGCGGGCTTGCAGGCGTCCTGCTCACCGCGCAGGTCGGTGCGGGAACGCCGGCGGCGGGCGCCAACATGCTGCTCGATTCGATCGCGGCGATCGTCATGGGCGGCACCGCCCTCTCCGGCGGCATCGGAGGCCCGCAGCGCACGATCCTTGGCGTGCTCGTCATCGCCATCCTCTCCAACGGCATGGACGTGACCGAAGTGTCGAGCTTCACGCAGGAGATCGTGAAGGGCCTTGTCATCATCCTCGCGGTCGCCTCGACCATCGACCGCAAGAAGTACCTCTTCATCAAGTGAGGCCCGCCGCGCGGCGCCCATCGTCTCCAAGGAGCGAAACCATGTCTGAGAAAGCCGTTCCAGTCGTCACCCGGTCGGGCCAGGAACACACCGGCACCGGGCAGTCGGGCGGCGCCGTGCGCGTCTCCGGCGTCAGCCCGCAGCACACGCCGGCGACAAAAATCTGGTTCGGGCGCGTCTCCAACGAGCCGGGCTATCGCTCCTACCCGCATCACCACGGGGAGGCCGAGACGGGCGGCTATGTGCTCAAGGGTCGCGGGCGCATCTATTACGGCGAGAACTATGCCGAGTTCGTCGACATGACCGAAGGCGACTTCGTGTTCGTCCCGCCCTTCATGCCGCATGTCGAGGTCAATATGAGCACGACGGAGGAGCTGGTCTGGCTGACCGCCCGGACGCCGGACAACATCGTCGTCAACCTGCCGGACATCGACGACGCCAGTCTCGTCGGCTATTCGCGGTCCTGAAAAACAAGAATTCCGAGGGAGGAAAGATGACCGAGGTTCGCCTCTACATGTTCGATACCGGCATCCTCCAATGCAAGTATCACGACATTTATCTCAACCAGGGCGGGGACAGCGATCTCGACATCCCCGTCCCATTCTTCCTGATCACCCATCCCAAGGGCAATGTCGTCGTCGACGGCGGAACGCCGGTCGAATGCGCGACCGACCCGATCGGGCACTGGGGCAAGGTCGCGGAGTTCTTCAAGCCCGTGCTGACGCCCGAGCAGGGCTGCGTCGCGCAGCTGGAGAAGCTCGGCGTCGCGCCGGAGAGCGTGCGCTACGTCGTGCTGTCACATCTCCACCTCGACCATGTCGGAGCCGTGGGCCGTTTCCCGAACGCGACGCATGTCGTCCAGCGCACGGAGTATGAATACGCCTTCACGCCGGACTGGTTCGCCGT
Encoded here:
- a CDS encoding BMP family lipoprotein, whose amino-acid sequence is MTLLSRGMAGLAAGIVSVMLLGGAALAEDKFSAVYVMSDNLGDMGFNDNAKTGFDRAAKDGVKVKLLQASPTDPQLWRQNLEAVSNSGDWSVIFTGPNMHDNLAAVAPQHPEQKYVFFDDELALPNVLSVKYAQNEGSYLAGVLAAIAATDKTDFPLSSGEPKIAVVAGMDLPVIQDFILGFKQGAATIAPDVQVQVIFIGNFNDAQKAYDLTKTAIENGANVVYNVAGPAGLGILKGAADSNKYAIGVDSDQNGLHPKNVIASMTKQIGNSIYDSIEQIRAGKAEFGKLKIYGLANEGVGLIYNDALVPAAVKAKVDEAKAKVVDGQLKVDTAFK
- a CDS encoding ABC transporter ATP-binding protein, whose product is MNEHDEILTLSAIAKNFGDKVALKHVDLSVRRGAVHVICGENGAGKSTLMNILAGIHQPSAGTIQLNGRAVTIPDPITASRLGIGMVHQHFTLVPSMTVAENIYLGRHIRKYGFFSDRKAMTERAGELIERFNFRLDAEAPVRSLSVGQRQRVEILKALAFDAELLILDEPTAVLTPPEVDELIGIIDGLRARGRTILFITHKLREVKAVSDVVTVIRRGESISTYPTATVSETDIARDMVGRNVFLVGRGDSAEPRRFGAPVLSLEGVSVTNSTGRLLLDAVSLDIRAGEIVGIAGVDGNGQTELAEAIVGLIETQAGTITLNGRDITTASVPERLQAGMGFVPEDRLDRGLSITMSVAENLAATNYTRSGLTRSGLVDVARRDAFASEKIAEFDVRGAAPATPAGQLSGGNMQKLVIARELNRDPDLLVICQPTRGLDIGAAEFIYARMMAAADRGRAVLLISSELSEIFALSDRIGVMYSGQLLKVLDRKDADEIGVGQLMNGGVTAEAA
- a CDS encoding ABC transporter permease is translated as MAGVFIDTLKAVRAPLAAILLTLALGFVLVACITDDPVQAYRDLLFANFDSVGNFALFLNRATPLLLIALGVIFSFRAGIFNVGGEGQLYAGAIATTVIGVMLGGLSPVILFPLAVAGGILAGAFLGWIPATLKIRLGVDEVVTTLMLNIIVLLFTSYLSNQVIRDTASYGAVSQMLPASIWLPDLPGVRGATSGIIVALVLAGVTWLVLFRTEWGAQLRASGTNLRFAKSVGIPADRRIITAMLVAGGFGGLAGALYVLGIGHRFEQNFSPDYGLVGLTCALLARVHPIGAVATSIFYAMMINGAAYMQISTDVPRSLVDLLTGLLVLLMTARPKLKWGRS
- a CDS encoding ABC transporter permease, producing MATTALLAAILEQTAPILLAALAAMITLRANILNVAVEGMMLVGAFVAIAVGAATDSAPLALLAALVASVLMSQLLALMTLGFSADFIVAGLGINLLAAGGSLFALEWFYQSPGGLRPLAFPDIWHVPAGSLSFLPVIGPALEGQSIIVLAAFLAVPLLAVFLYRTPLGAYLRAAGEDEHAARSAGIDVARMKALSLAISGLLAGLAGAQLSMDKLHFFLPDMTSGRGFIGLAATLFGGGQPWITAAASLLFGFFGALGDRLQAFSIPSQFVLMLPYLAAIIGLAVARWRTHLRSRPAKLNTRRG
- a CDS encoding acetamidase/formamidase family protein, translated to MADSDTDDFVFQIGGHTPRVTIACRERLTVFTEDCFSGKLTGVDGRPREVAPFPRVNPLTGPIAIEGVAAGDIVAVHLAALEPARDWGVATISPDFGLLSGTRVTPNLQAPQEERVWIWRFDDGERRSLATVAENGTSLRVPYRPFHGTVGVAPAHGEVRLGLVPGDFGGNLDIPDLGPGATLYLKANVDGAHLYIGDGHYAQGDGEIAGTAIEGAFHTTLVCDRLPMEPNFDWPRLETDGEIGVIGSARPLEDACRIAVAGLVRWVAGITGLSLADAHQLTSQSCRLRIGNLVNPSFSVLCALDKSLLGAGAIIHGGMHMALRKAGESPSPVARPRPRR
- a CDS encoding IclR family transcriptional regulator, with amino-acid sequence MDSLSRMIGIFDLFEGERTVVTVEEVAAALDCSVPTAYRYLKTLSTAGLIAPGIEGGFGLGARIIQLDRQIRLNDPLLHRAGDVMERLIGEVRGNLMVCASYGKNVVCIAQAWPDRTVLTSYDRGRPMPLLRGAAGKAILANLPDHRLRSLMLANAAEIAAAGLGRDWAEFRKTLKAIRKQGYAVSVGEVDERNAGIAAPILSPEKRSLGCLVLVVPRKEFDEATIPDIGAKLIAGARAISG
- a CDS encoding SDR family NAD(P)-dependent oxidoreductase, coding for MLNGQVALITGAAHPAGIGFAIARTLLAAGAAVTIVDLGQEACDAAARSLTAALSEKGTRHEPPLAMAADVRDRAALESVVAKTVERFGGLDVLVSNAGIAQPRKIMDISDEDWSATLDINLRGMLNLTQAALPHLADSGRIVAIASIAAQRGGGLLGGPHYAASKGGVLSLAKSMAREFGPRGIRVNCVNPGVIITGMNATAFDDATRQRLLDQIPLGRFGTPQDVADVCLFLASAQSGYLTGTAIDINGGMHIH
- a CDS encoding sugar ABC transporter substrate-binding protein, translated to MSDQERNIVATGLALPSGLSRRVFLQLAGAAGVSLAMTPAVSRMAEAAEIVRGKIANQVSTPANDYWSVWTRAFGDAAKALDLPTQELFHQNDTARQLAQVRSLPASQAKMLIGCVEPAGSLPTVARFCQDSSIFYVPSWESPAWFTPPDIGDYYVSFVTPNSIEGAYEVAKALFESIGGEGKVVHIAGMATPTDTYRTLGLMQAAKEFPGIQIVGGLRANWDREQARKVMLSMVTAHPDMKAVFAQNDNMALGVLSVLRERKLTNVKVSGVDGLPEGLKEVAKGEQMVATHTSLPPYGAGFTTVLAFDALNGWKPTLGERLLFTGSALATAENAAKIEAAIYGKDSKPFDWALMSRALNPETWDPQNKITAIDPDTYWAPFPDGKDRLNPVYKGAAERGEFSKIDALYAAHYKTGPVKA
- a CDS encoding sugar ABC transporter ATP-binding protein — protein: MTSLPPPALELKAVTKRYGPVTALGGVDLRLDRHSVLGLVGENGAGKSSIISVINGTARPSEGQVLVAGRPVTLGSPAEAARAGIATVFQEQGLVANLLVYENILLGRERQFSRAGILGAAAMRRFAGNVLGELGIAIDPDAVTGALTFGERQLVEIAKAFALGHLYPVEPIVLLDEPTSALSDRETEILFDSIRRWRSKASILLVSHRLSDVFAVCDAVTTLKDGRVSGHWPIDSATPDLLHEAIVGRPRSAGYYKEHEQRETFGEPVLELVDVEVSGQLRPVSLSVRAGEIVGVAGVLGSGKTTLGHVITGALRPSRGAIRVHGRPLRPGSRAAALAADIGSVPAERNVAGVIGMHSVQSNLVLPSIRSFAGRFLPILSGRRQAQTTDRWIQRLRIKTAGRNQQIRNLSGGNAQKVVFAKWLARGVRVFVLDDPGRGLDVGAKEEIYALLRSLARDGVAIVLISENLPEIIGLSNRIITFRGGAVSAEIPAPAHDKPSETAVVTNMV
- a CDS encoding ABC transporter permease, which codes for MSTTAPPTAAGVMNGQSFLARHAVSLYPLLVILALVAFFAVQNPYFATFDNAMNIGRQSSVLLLVALAGTMVIMIGSIDLSVGSIVTLSGIVTALAIDPFGPGIAIAAGVGAGIAVGLINGLTLIALKVPSFLVTLGMLSVLSGIANMICGGSSIMFMDQGLTTFVNSELVPGLPNIILIALLTAALLSFVAFKTVLGRYLYAIGGGEVVAANTGVPVNRYKVYAFMLSGGLCGLAGVLLTAQVGAGTPAAGANMLLDSIAAIVMGGTALSGGIGGPQRTILGVLVIAILSNGMDVTEVSSFTQEIVKGLVIILAVASTIDRKKYLFIK